In bacterium, one genomic interval encodes:
- a CDS encoding RNA polymerase sigma factor, which yields MERVDNDTTLVMSIKSGDKKALAALVEKHKKMAFRTALGMVGNREDAYDISQEAFLRVYRSADTYDQKQPFLPWFHAIIANLSKTWLKRRQVAAKRSLPLEETDFLISDAATPEDQLIEAETIQRLRAALMQLDFDDREIITLQHFRGMSYDEIASTLGIPRGTVMSRLYYARKKLANLMRQTDG from the coding sequence ATGGAACGTGTTGATAACGACACAACTTTGGTTATGAGCATCAAATCTGGTGACAAGAAAGCGCTGGCCGCATTGGTCGAAAAGCATAAAAAGATGGCTTTTCGAACTGCGCTCGGTATGGTTGGCAACCGGGAGGATGCGTACGACATTTCGCAGGAAGCCTTTCTGCGGGTTTATCGCTCCGCCGATACGTACGACCAAAAGCAGCCGTTTCTTCCCTGGTTCCATGCGATCATCGCTAACCTGAGCAAGACCTGGCTGAAACGTCGGCAGGTCGCCGCCAAGCGGTCACTGCCGCTTGAGGAGACCGACTTTTTGATCTCTGATGCTGCGACGCCGGAGGACCAGTTAATCGAGGCGGAGACGATCCAGAGACTTCGCGCCGCGCTGATGCAACTTGATTTTGATGATCGGGAGATCATCACGCTGCAGCATTTTCGCGGGATGTCCTATGATGAGATCGCCTCAACTCTTGGGATACCCCGCGGAACAGTCATGTCCCGCCTCTACTATGCCAGAAAAAAACTGGCAAACCTGATGAGGCAGACCGATGGATGA
- a CDS encoding zinc-ribbon domain-containing protein, with translation MSDRFCPQCGAKSTGDAKFCSECGTPVSASANKSAKPGGKSTAPKSGMRDLIIVVGVLAIVAVGYFLIVDRPEPPSPQPQQQAAQQPMQNIDPHAEENLSMAMLDSLPKDYNSLIQTAYHYHDMGSQTRNTQNFAIAAEIYRRALAIDSSDPNVRVDYGAVLHGMGLPQRSLEEFGKVLKTLPRHGVANFNMGIVHHDVGNSDSAKIYFNRYLEYEPNGPASQAARDFLKELGG, from the coding sequence ATGTCAGATAGATTTTGTCCGCAGTGTGGCGCCAAATCGACGGGAGACGCGAAATTCTGTTCCGAATGTGGGACCCCGGTCTCTGCCTCGGCCAACAAGTCTGCCAAGCCCGGCGGCAAATCAACCGCCCCCAAGAGTGGCATGCGCGACCTGATCATTGTGGTCGGCGTCCTTGCGATCGTTGCCGTCGGCTATTTCCTGATCGTTGATCGCCCGGAACCGCCATCACCACAACCTCAGCAACAAGCGGCTCAACAGCCAATGCAGAATATTGATCCGCACGCCGAAGAAAACCTCTCCATGGCGATGCTGGATTCCCTGCCGAAAGACTACAATTCGCTTATTCAGACCGCTTATCACTATCATGACATGGGGAGCCAAACCCGCAATACCCAGAATTTCGCCATCGCGGCGGAGATCTATCGACGGGCACTGGCAATCGACTCATCCGATCCAAATGTCCGGGTCGACTACGGCGCGGTGTTGCACGGTATGGGACTCCCGCAGCGCTCTCTTGAAGAGTTTGGGAAAGTGCTCAAGACGTTGCCCCGTCATGGTGTCGCCAATTTCAACATGGGAATCGTGCATCACGATGTCGGCAACAGCGACTCGGCCAAGATCTATTTTAACCGCTACCTTGAATATGAGCCTAACGGTCCGGCATCCCAGGCGGCCCGCGATTTCCTGAAAGAGCTTGGCGGCTGA
- a CDS encoding ComF family protein, producing the protein MSSRLVDHPLVGPLLEFAFPTLCLGCGEQTDSTIQVCDRCFSGIDRYTEPFCLTCKRQLFDRPDCPDCKSDSWLLFPYGNYVDPLKEIVISFKFRSLTGAADFAVEGICEQFSERIFSLEPTWLVPIPLYPMRQLIRGYNQAEILADKLGERLNLPVASDFLVRKKRRREQARLSEHERPANVHGVFEAMADADPGERVILVDDVVTSGATVAEARRILIEAGFDVPGCISLAHGL; encoded by the coding sequence ATGTCCTCCCGTCTTGTAGATCATCCATTGGTCGGGCCGTTGCTCGAGTTTGCATTTCCGACACTTTGTCTCGGGTGCGGGGAACAGACCGATTCCACCATCCAGGTTTGCGACCGATGTTTTTCCGGGATCGACCGCTACACCGAACCATTCTGTCTGACCTGCAAACGCCAGTTGTTTGACCGTCCAGACTGCCCGGACTGTAAGAGCGATTCCTGGCTGCTTTTCCCGTACGGCAACTACGTTGATCCGCTGAAAGAGATCGTCATCAGCTTTAAGTTCCGCTCCTTGACCGGTGCCGCTGATTTTGCGGTTGAAGGGATCTGCGAACAGTTCTCCGAACGGATATTCTCGCTCGAGCCGACCTGGCTGGTCCCGATACCTCTGTATCCGATGCGTCAGTTGATCCGCGGCTATAATCAGGCGGAGATCCTGGCCGACAAGCTGGGGGAGAGACTCAATCTTCCAGTTGCATCCGATTTCCTCGTGCGGAAGAAACGTCGTCGCGAGCAGGCCAGACTTTCTGAACACGAACGGCCGGCCAATGTCCATGGCGTATTTGAGGCGATGGCTGATGCTGATCCCGGCGAACGGGTGATTTTGGTCGATGACGTCGTGACTTCCGGAGCCACGGTTGCCGAAGCGCGCCGGATCCTGATCGAGGCCGGCTTTGACGTCCCCGGCTGTATCTCTTTAGCGCACGGACTCTGA
- a CDS encoding YbjQ family protein, with the protein MIVVTTNEIPGKRVVKVLGLAKGNTVRARHVGQDILAFLKNMIGGEVSNYTKLLAESREQALDRMVADAEALGANGIIMARFQTSMIMAGTAELLAYGTAVILEDER; encoded by the coding sequence GTGATAGTGGTAACCACGAATGAAATCCCGGGGAAACGGGTAGTCAAAGTTCTGGGTCTGGCCAAGGGGAATACTGTCAGGGCGCGGCACGTAGGTCAAGATATACTCGCCTTCCTGAAAAATATGATAGGCGGTGAGGTGAGCAATTACACCAAGTTGCTGGCCGAATCGCGCGAGCAGGCGCTTGATCGCATGGTGGCTGATGCCGAAGCATTGGGCGCGAACGGCATAATCATGGCCCGATTTCAAACTTCCATGATCATGGCCGGCACCGCCGAGTTGCTGGCTTACGGCACGGCGGTCATTCTCGAAGACGAACGTTAG
- a CDS encoding M28 family peptidase, which produces MNGSRILLLLAVLASVSLVAAPTPYDITPTSIQAHIEVLASDSLEGREVGEPGEWKAAQYIAAQFKAAGLEPKGTDGYLQPFEFVKEISQGPKNRLSLNKARLTINEEWVPLPQSANMTFAFGEPVPVGYGIVTEDSSYNDYAGLNVEGKAVVIKRFAPPDSINPHVDFSKYSSLYDKIQTAINRKAAAIVFITPEGEDDSLRSMGLTHVTPKDIPIVLLRHKAMEKMEEPLNNPLLVALSGEVELIPVKDTGYNVLGYLPAKSDTTVVIGAHYDHLGWGNSASRYTEKEKKIHYGADDNASGTAGLLELAKYFASRQDQLHHSMLFSAYSGEEAGILGSSYYAQNATVELTKTRMMLNMDMIGRLKDQESGLAVFGTGTSVEFAAYFREMTREGLKMAFREPGTGPSDHTAFYNNSIPVLHFFTGAHVDYHKPSDTPDKIDYEGIFKVVSFVSDIAWHFDSLNAPLTFQKTKDPDEGKQRAAFKVTLGIMPDYIAQVKGVKVDGVSPDRPAERAGILKGDVIIKLGHLTIDDMSAYMNALGKFSKGDSTTVIVERGTDTLSLPIVFK; this is translated from the coding sequence ATGAACGGCTCGCGCATTCTGTTGCTGTTGGCAGTTTTAGCCTCCGTCTCGCTGGTGGCTGCCCCCACACCATACGACATCACCCCCACCTCGATTCAGGCGCATATAGAAGTGCTGGCATCCGATTCTCTGGAAGGACGCGAAGTCGGCGAGCCGGGTGAGTGGAAAGCGGCACAGTACATCGCCGCCCAGTTCAAGGCGGCGGGACTGGAACCAAAGGGGACCGATGGATACCTCCAGCCATTTGAGTTCGTCAAAGAGATCAGCCAAGGACCAAAAAACAGACTGAGCCTCAACAAAGCCCGCCTGACCATTAACGAGGAGTGGGTCCCGCTCCCACAGTCCGCTAATATGACATTCGCTTTTGGCGAACCCGTTCCTGTTGGATACGGAATTGTCACTGAAGACAGTTCCTACAATGATTACGCTGGGCTGAATGTCGAAGGAAAAGCGGTCGTCATCAAACGCTTCGCTCCACCCGACTCTATAAACCCGCACGTCGATTTCAGCAAGTACAGCAGTCTGTACGACAAGATCCAGACAGCCATCAATCGCAAGGCGGCCGCGATCGTGTTCATCACGCCGGAGGGCGAAGATGATTCCCTTCGCTCCATGGGCCTCACTCATGTGACTCCAAAAGATATCCCGATCGTCCTACTTCGGCACAAAGCTATGGAGAAGATGGAAGAGCCACTGAACAACCCGCTCCTTGTCGCCCTCAGCGGTGAAGTTGAGCTGATCCCGGTCAAAGATACCGGCTACAATGTCCTGGGTTACTTACCAGCCAAAAGCGATACCACAGTCGTGATCGGTGCGCATTACGACCATCTGGGTTGGGGGAATTCCGCCTCGCGCTATACCGAGAAAGAGAAAAAGATTCACTACGGCGCTGATGACAACGCATCGGGTACCGCTGGACTTCTGGAGCTTGCCAAATACTTTGCGTCGCGTCAGGATCAGTTACATCACTCCATGCTTTTCTCCGCGTACTCTGGTGAAGAAGCCGGGATTCTTGGTTCATCGTATTACGCACAAAACGCGACAGTCGAGCTGACCAAAACGCGCATGATGCTCAATATGGATATGATCGGGCGATTGAAAGACCAGGAATCCGGTTTGGCTGTTTTTGGGACTGGTACAAGCGTTGAATTTGCCGCCTACTTTAGAGAGATGACTCGTGAGGGTCTCAAGATGGCCTTCCGCGAACCGGGAACAGGGCCTTCCGATCACACGGCATTCTACAACAACAGTATCCCGGTCCTGCATTTCTTTACCGGCGCGCATGTCGATTATCATAAACCGAGCGACACGCCGGATAAAATTGACTATGAAGGGATATTCAAGGTAGTCTCATTCGTTTCGGACATCGCCTGGCATTTCGACTCACTCAACGCGCCTCTGACTTTCCAGAAAACCAAGGATCCGGATGAAGGGAAACAGCGGGCGGCTTTTAAGGTGACGCTAGGGATCATGCCTGACTACATCGCCCAGGTAAAGGGGGTGAAAGTCGATGGTGTCTCCCCTGACCGCCCCGCCGAACGAGCCGGTATACTCAAAGGGGATGTGATCATCAAGCTTGGGCATTTGACGATCGATGATATGTCCGCCTATATGAATGCGCTGGGGAAATTCAGCAAAGGGGACAGCACGACGGTGATAGTTGAACGTGGAACAGACACGCTCAGTCTGCCGATCGTCTTCAAGTAG
- a CDS encoding thrombospondin type 3 repeat-containing protein, which yields MSVLFSPKVPISCALALAGLLLSLFLPVSSYSDDTQTPSVSSEEIKLLQQRAEREGWTFTVGENSATRRPVSQLTGFIFPDSEIQAPLTAPVVVPSALPLRYVSIMPPIRDQLGCGSCWAFATVGAVEGAMIKYDSTLQSTIDLSEQHLLDCTENTCIGGAESFQYFTDVRDFCGRTGALEEVDYPYVIGEGECKWQLPRKHWLTSWGWVSGSPGLFATPDQVKAAIMQYGAVTCLAMANAQFFGYDSGVYNYCPSQWVFPNHMVVIYGWDDDYDPVTVEGPAKDNPIPVWYVRNSWGTEWGIDGIMVIDQRCGNVLDFRCAYGVYSGPDPDSDAVLSGIDNCALTPNPDQSDSDGDQFGDACDLCSQVADTFHSDSDLDGIGNSCDNCPTRANVDQLDTDGDDFGDLCDNCPQIFNTDQSNADHDRFGDICDVCPNDPVNDYDHDSICGDIDNCPWTKNIAQEDQDFDGVGDSCDICLMAANPDQEDTDGDGMGDSCDVCPFDEKNDPDHDGVCNDIDNCSTIPNPEQGDLDGDGIGDVCEFGPETLDSVKTSLTGLHVSNMAEGGLNHNSGGVNLDYAHHGGCEEVGWFYGYSVYLGYTSPVVGYLKGTDPMIVLGFQGRKLEGGNPTVGTQTTVDWDHYQSGTVVVRDSTACMESSWWAPKDQDTNNFVIQEIKFYSYGGKTLNGLLLGSATKWQVPSEYMTDRVNGHDTLLQLAYSRGGGLDTISTCYPFAERFGGTAYLGMHRNDTCEFSKGMHPFSAFGTTDFEGRKLFSNMLIPGYRSGSTQSDGYITVFRFDTTSSLGPGDTVSYYLVHSTVRRGTIDSLRQNVHKARRWLFDHVIRGCSCCRDMVGNLSNDGDERIDLTDLSLLIGYMTGQGVELPCADEANLTADPQGTIDLSDLSFLIGYMTGTGVQLRNCP from the coding sequence ATGTCAGTGCTATTCTCGCCCAAGGTTCCTATCTCCTGTGCATTGGCTTTGGCTGGGCTGCTTCTCAGTCTGTTCCTTCCTGTCTCCAGTTATTCCGACGACACACAGACTCCATCTGTATCATCCGAAGAGATCAAACTTCTACAACAGCGGGCTGAGCGTGAGGGGTGGACATTTACGGTTGGGGAGAATAGCGCGACCCGCCGCCCGGTAAGCCAATTGACCGGATTCATCTTCCCTGATTCTGAGATCCAAGCTCCGCTGACTGCGCCCGTGGTCGTTCCGAGTGCATTGCCTCTGCGATATGTCAGCATAATGCCACCGATTCGCGATCAATTGGGATGCGGGTCCTGTTGGGCCTTTGCGACAGTCGGCGCCGTCGAAGGGGCGATGATCAAGTATGACTCTACGCTCCAATCGACCATTGATCTGTCTGAGCAACACCTACTGGATTGTACGGAAAACACCTGTATCGGCGGGGCGGAGTCATTTCAGTATTTCACTGATGTTCGTGACTTCTGTGGAAGGACAGGCGCACTCGAAGAAGTGGATTACCCGTATGTCATTGGCGAGGGAGAGTGCAAATGGCAACTGCCTCGAAAGCACTGGCTGACAAGTTGGGGATGGGTATCGGGAAGTCCCGGGCTATTTGCCACTCCGGATCAGGTTAAAGCGGCAATTATGCAATATGGCGCAGTTACCTGTCTGGCAATGGCCAACGCGCAGTTTTTTGGCTATGATTCCGGTGTCTACAATTACTGTCCGTCCCAATGGGTTTTCCCCAATCATATGGTAGTCATTTACGGGTGGGACGATGACTATGATCCGGTCACGGTCGAGGGGCCTGCCAAAGACAACCCCATACCGGTCTGGTATGTGAGAAATTCGTGGGGAACAGAATGGGGGATCGACGGGATAATGGTGATCGATCAGCGATGCGGCAACGTGCTCGATTTTCGCTGTGCCTACGGTGTGTACAGCGGTCCCGATCCCGATTCCGATGCGGTCCTCAGCGGAATAGACAATTGCGCACTGACCCCAAATCCGGACCAGTCTGATTCGGATGGAGACCAATTTGGCGATGCATGCGATCTCTGTTCCCAGGTCGCTGACACATTTCATTCGGATTCCGATCTCGACGGGATCGGCAATAGTTGCGACAACTGTCCTACCCGGGCCAATGTTGATCAACTGGATACCGATGGTGATGATTTCGGCGATCTGTGTGACAATTGCCCGCAGATATTCAATACCGATCAAAGTAATGCAGATCATGATCGATTTGGGGATATCTGCGATGTCTGTCCCAACGACCCGGTAAACGACTACGATCATGACAGTATCTGCGGCGATATCGACAACTGTCCCTGGACCAAGAATATCGCACAAGAGGATCAGGACTTTGACGGTGTTGGCGACTCATGCGATATTTGCCTGATGGCGGCAAATCCCGATCAGGAAGACACAGATGGTGATGGGATGGGAGATTCCTGCGATGTCTGTCCATTCGACGAAAAGAATGACCCCGACCATGACGGGGTGTGCAATGATATTGACAACTGCTCGACAATCCCCAATCCAGAACAGGGTGACCTGGATGGCGATGGTATTGGCGACGTGTGCGAATTTGGTCCTGAGACGCTGGACAGTGTGAAGACGTCGCTCACTGGATTGCATGTCAGTAACATGGCCGAAGGAGGGCTGAATCACAACAGCGGTGGAGTGAATCTCGATTACGCGCATCATGGCGGGTGTGAGGAAGTGGGCTGGTTCTACGGGTACAGTGTTTACTTGGGTTATACCAGCCCTGTGGTAGGGTATTTAAAGGGAACGGATCCGATGATAGTTCTGGGCTTTCAGGGTCGGAAACTCGAAGGGGGAAATCCGACAGTCGGTACACAAACTACCGTGGACTGGGACCACTATCAGTCGGGTACTGTGGTAGTCAGGGACTCCACCGCTTGTATGGAATCCTCCTGGTGGGCTCCCAAGGACCAAGACACCAACAACTTCGTCATACAGGAGATCAAGTTTTACTCGTACGGCGGGAAGACCCTGAACGGGCTCTTGCTGGGCAGTGCTACCAAGTGGCAAGTACCCTCTGAATATATGACCGATCGAGTAAATGGGCACGATACTCTGCTTCAACTTGCATACTCGCGCGGCGGTGGTCTCGACACCATCAGTACCTGTTATCCATTCGCTGAACGATTCGGTGGAACCGCTTACCTTGGCATGCACCGCAATGACACCTGCGAATTCTCTAAAGGAATGCACCCATTCTCTGCGTTCGGGACCACTGACTTTGAAGGTCGCAAATTATTCAGTAATATGCTTATTCCAGGTTACCGAAGCGGCAGCACTCAATCTGACGGTTATATCACGGTATTTCGGTTCGATACGACTTCCAGTTTGGGCCCGGGTGATACGGTCAGCTACTATCTGGTTCATTCCACGGTGCGCCGAGGGACCATTGACAGTCTCAGGCAGAATGTACACAAGGCACGACGCTGGCTCTTCGACCACGTGATACGAGGGTGTTCATGTTGCCGCGATATGGTTGGGAATCTGAGTAACGACGGTGATGAGCGAATTGACCTGACCGACCTTTCCCTGCTTATCGGGTACATGACTGGGCAGGGGGTCGAGCTGCCATGTGCTGATGAAGCCAATTTGACGGCAGACCCACAGGGGACTATAGACTTGTCTGATCTCTCCTTCTTGATCGGCTACATGACCGGGACCGGTGTTCAACTCCGCAATTGTCCCTAA
- a CDS encoding DUF1028 domain-containing protein, which translates to MKLQALLIVALTVVVVEPAVARDNPLVSTYSIVAWDSATGEFGAAVQSHYFRVADVIWAEPGVGVVATQSFVDFSYGPLGLALMRNGKPATKALEGLLASDSTNQSRQVAMIDRFGRVATYTGPKCIDAAGHHVGKGYSCQANLMLKATVWDAMARAFEETSGSLADRMMAALEAAQREGGDIRGMQSAAILVVSGKPTGQIWRDRLIDLRVDDSPEPLKELRRLLDLNRAYRRVDRGDELVTEGKIDEAEVEYAEAAKLAPGNNEILYWEAVTLVENGRIEKALPIFKLVFKADSAWRELIPRLVKPGLLKDDPTTIELILKQ; encoded by the coding sequence ATGAAACTGCAAGCTCTCCTGATAGTCGCCCTTACGGTGGTAGTCGTTGAGCCGGCTGTGGCAAGAGATAATCCGCTCGTCTCCACCTACTCAATTGTCGCCTGGGATTCCGCCACCGGCGAGTTTGGCGCCGCCGTCCAATCACACTATTTCAGGGTTGCCGATGTTATCTGGGCTGAACCCGGTGTTGGAGTGGTGGCCACGCAGTCATTCGTCGATTTCTCCTACGGCCCACTCGGGCTGGCACTGATGCGGAATGGGAAACCTGCCACCAAGGCGCTGGAGGGTCTTCTGGCGTCGGATTCCACCAATCAATCTCGCCAGGTCGCGATGATCGACCGGTTCGGACGAGTTGCGACTTACACCGGCCCTAAATGTATAGACGCTGCTGGCCATCATGTGGGCAAGGGTTACTCCTGTCAGGCGAATCTAATGCTCAAGGCGACTGTCTGGGATGCGATGGCACGCGCATTTGAAGAGACCAGCGGCTCATTGGCTGACCGGATGATGGCGGCGCTGGAGGCCGCCCAACGCGAGGGAGGGGATATTCGAGGAATGCAGTCGGCGGCGATTTTGGTAGTCAGCGGCAAACCGACCGGACAGATCTGGCGTGACCGGCTGATCGATCTTCGTGTTGATGACAGCCCCGAACCGCTGAAGGAGCTTCGACGACTGCTCGATCTCAACCGTGCCTATCGACGGGTCGACCGGGGGGATGAACTGGTGACAGAGGGGAAGATCGATGAAGCCGAGGTCGAGTATGCCGAGGCGGCTAAACTCGCTCCGGGGAATAACGAAATACTCTATTGGGAAGCGGTGACCCTGGTTGAGAACGGACGTATCGAGAAGGCGCTCCCAATCTTCAAACTGGTCTTTAAGGCGGACAGCGCCTGGCGCGAGTTGATCCCGCGACTGGTGAAGCCAGGATTGCTCAAGGACGACCCGACGACCATTGAGTTGATTCTGAAGCAGTAG
- a CDS encoding GGDEF domain-containing protein: MTTLSPNIENITLENWLVPEIREPKSKPVYHFAVRQTGLSLDFHLQQFFRGSQVSFHYFSHFETLTEISRHFPLSAIMIGGKGDFYEEVQLVHSIKQNVFLSIVPVILFHPDPEVNSVVAAFENGAEEFIHGEWIDRLVEVRIRRVIERSRRDIAVNPSTQLPGTAIIEREIRHHLDMRTTFALCYADLDNFKAYNDYYGYHNGDKVVKLTARILRDVIFDICREGFVGHIAGDDFVFIIPNDLVDTACQWIIKTFDSVIPYRYELVDRERGFITTLNRKGQTEDYPLLTISIAVIINTQGQFHHLGELSKMLADLKKATKQLSGSNYLVERRQKY, from the coding sequence GTGACTACATTATCGCCGAACATAGAAAATATCACCCTCGAGAACTGGCTGGTCCCCGAAATTCGGGAGCCAAAAAGTAAGCCGGTCTATCATTTCGCTGTCCGGCAGACCGGACTCAGCCTCGACTTCCATCTCCAGCAATTTTTTCGCGGTAGTCAGGTCTCGTTCCATTATTTCAGCCATTTTGAAACACTGACTGAGATCTCGCGCCATTTCCCGCTTTCGGCTATCATGATCGGCGGCAAGGGAGATTTCTACGAAGAGGTCCAGCTCGTTCACTCCATCAAACAGAACGTCTTCCTTTCGATCGTGCCGGTGATCCTGTTTCATCCCGATCCCGAGGTCAACTCCGTGGTGGCAGCTTTTGAAAACGGAGCCGAAGAATTCATTCATGGCGAGTGGATCGACCGGCTGGTCGAGGTTCGCATCCGCCGAGTGATCGAGCGCAGCCGTCGAGATATCGCGGTGAATCCGTCGACCCAGTTGCCGGGGACAGCAATCATTGAGCGCGAGATTCGGCACCATCTGGATATGCGGACCACCTTCGCGCTTTGTTATGCCGACCTGGATAATTTCAAAGCCTACAATGACTATTACGGATATCACAACGGCGACAAAGTGGTGAAGCTGACAGCCAGGATCCTTCGCGATGTCATCTTCGATATCTGCCGCGAGGGATTTGTCGGGCATATCGCCGGCGATGATTTCGTCTTTATCATTCCCAATGACCTGGTCGACACCGCCTGCCAATGGATCATAAAGACGTTTGATTCAGTCATCCCGTACCGCTATGAGTTGGTTGACCGGGAGCGCGGATTCATCACTACCCTGAATCGGAAAGGGCAGACGGAGGACTATCCATTGCTGACCATTTCGATCGCAGTGATTATCAATACTCAGGGGCAATTCCACCACTTGGGTGAGCTATCCAAGATGCTTGCTGACCTGAAAAAGGCGACGAAACAGCTCTCCGGCTCCAATTACTTGGTCGAACGCAGACAGAAGTACTAA
- a CDS encoding tyrosine recombinase XerD, with protein sequence MFEIAVNDFLQHLRLERGVSANTLMAYRRDLLGFRKETNATDPRAISASIITGYFGKLNAKGSRPATLARKISSLKQFFEYLKERNMVAENPAQVYSAPKIARYHPDYLSPREIESIINAIDISTESGKRDRVIIEMLYGSGLRLSELQNLKIEDVEFEAGFVRVMGKGNKQRLVPLGEYARVALLSYLEASETGKAVSRPRVIVLSKLGKPCSRVGLWKIIKQMVRKAGLGKQVTPHTFRHSFATHLIEGGADLRVVQEMLGHADISTTEIYTRLDRDYIIAEHRKYHPRELAGPRNSGAKK encoded by the coding sequence ATGTTTGAGATCGCCGTCAATGATTTCCTGCAACATCTTCGTCTTGAACGGGGAGTCTCGGCCAATACTCTGATGGCCTACCGGAGGGATCTTCTCGGATTCCGCAAAGAGACCAACGCGACTGACCCGAGAGCGATCTCTGCTTCGATCATCACCGGATATTTCGGCAAGCTGAATGCCAAGGGGTCACGTCCGGCTACTCTGGCTCGGAAGATCTCAAGCCTAAAGCAATTCTTCGAATATCTCAAGGAGAGGAATATGGTGGCGGAGAACCCCGCCCAGGTATACAGCGCGCCAAAGATCGCGCGCTATCATCCCGATTATCTTTCCCCTCGTGAGATAGAGTCGATAATCAACGCGATCGATATTTCGACAGAGTCCGGAAAGCGCGACCGCGTCATTATCGAAATGTTGTATGGGAGCGGGCTACGACTATCAGAGCTCCAAAACCTGAAGATCGAGGATGTTGAGTTTGAGGCCGGTTTTGTTCGGGTGATGGGGAAGGGGAATAAGCAACGGCTGGTGCCGTTGGGGGAATACGCCAGGGTCGCCCTTTTGTCCTATCTTGAGGCTTCCGAAACCGGCAAGGCGGTAAGTCGCCCCCGGGTAATCGTTCTAAGTAAGTTAGGGAAGCCATGTTCCCGGGTCGGGCTCTGGAAGATCATCAAGCAGATGGTCCGGAAGGCCGGACTTGGCAAGCAGGTTACCCCCCATACTTTTCGCCATTCCTTTGCGACACATCTGATTGAGGGAGGGGCAGATCTGCGAGTAGTACAAGAAATGCTCGGACATGCCGATATATCTACGACAGAGATATATACCAGGCTGGACCGTGACTACATTATCGCCGAACATAGAAAATATCACCCTCGAGAACTGGCTGGTCCCCGAAATTCGGGAGCCAAAAAGTAA